In Nitratiruptor sp. YY09-18, a single window of DNA contains:
- a CDS encoding YdcF family protein — protein MCKKIFYILISMIIICIAGFFSFSDEILTEYAKFFTVNNATKKADLIFILGGNPKTRPAKAVELVKQGFSNKVVMTHIKDKALKYQNFFIKEEKLTEAILKSESIPFKIIPCIKKDGATSTFDEAYSLAEYVKNNNLKHVIIVTDAFHTKRALYAFKKIFRLEKLNTKVEVAAAYNGVYRENNWWKTEKGLRSYIIEPIKFLFYIFNSKNLNTINN, from the coding sequence ATGTGTAAAAAAATTTTCTATATTTTAATTTCAATGATTATTATTTGCATAGCTGGTTTTTTCTCATTTAGTGATGAAATATTAACAGAATATGCGAAATTTTTTACCGTCAATAACGCAACTAAAAAAGCAGATTTGATTTTTATACTTGGTGGAAATCCAAAAACTAGACCAGCAAAAGCTGTTGAGCTCGTTAAACAAGGCTTTTCTAATAAGGTTGTTATGACTCATATCAAAGATAAAGCTTTAAAATATCAAAACTTTTTTATTAAAGAAGAAAAACTGACAGAAGCAATATTAAAAAGTGAATCTATTCCATTTAAAATAATACCTTGCATAAAAAAAGATGGAGCCACAAGTACTTTTGATGAAGCATATTCATTAGCTGAGTATGTAAAAAATAACAATTTAAAACATGTTATTATTGTTACTGATGCCTTCCATACAAAAAGAGCCTTGTATGCATTCAAAAAAATTTTTAGGCTTGAAAAACTCAATACCAAAGTTGAAGTAGCAGCCGCTTATAATGGTGTTTATAGGGAAAACAATTGGTGGAAAACTGAAAAAGGTTTAAGATCTTACATCATAGAACCTATAAAGTTTTTATTTTATATATTTAATTCCAAAAACTTAAACACTATAAATAATTAA